The Anaerolineae bacterium genomic interval TAGACCTGGTCGGCGCCGAAAGTGGCCAGGTCCTCGCGGTACAGGCTGTAGGGGGATTTGACGCCGGCGATGGTACAGCTCCCCTTATACAGCTTGACCCGGGCGGTGCCGGTGACGCGCTCCTGCGTCTTCTCGACGAAGGCGTCCAGGGCGCGCTTGAGCGGGGTGAACCATTGGCCGTAGTAGACCAGCTCGGCGTAGCGTACTGCCAGCATGTCCTTGAAGTGCATGGTATCGCGGTCCAGGCAGAGGGTCTCCAGGCCGCGATGGGCGGTGTACAGGACGGTGCCGCCGGGGGTCTCGTAGACGCCGCGCGACTTCATGCCGACCAGGCGGTTCTCGACCATGTCGACGCGCCCGACGCCGTTGGCGCCGGCGATCTTGTTGAGCGTCTCGACCAGGGTTACTGGGTCCATGCGCTGGCCATCGATGGCGACGGGCCGGCCGCGCTCGAAATCAATTTCCAGATAGGTGGGCGTGTCGGGAGCCTTCTCCGGCGCCACCGTCAGCATGAACATGTCCTCTTCCGGCTCGTTCCAGGGATTCTCCAGCGGGCCGCCCTCGTGGCTGATGTGCCAGATGTTGCGGTCGCGGCTGTAAATAGATTTCTTCGTCTGCTTGACGGGGATGCCGTGCGCCTGCGCGTATTCCAGGGCATCTTCGCGCGAGCGGATGTGCCACTCGCGCCAGGGCGCGATGATCTTGAGCCGGGGATCAAAGGCCTTGACTCCCAGTTCAAACCGCACCTGGTCGTTGCCCTTGCCGGTGCATCCATGGGCGACGGCGTCCGCGCCCTCTTTGTGCGCGATCTCCACAAGTTTCTTGGCCATGAGCGGGCGGGCGAAGGACGTGCCCAGCAGGTACTGCCGCTCATAGACAGCGCCGGCCATCATGGTCGGGAAGACGTACTCCTCCAAGAATTCCCGCCGCAGGTCCTCGATGTAGACCTTGCTGGCGCCGCTCCGCTTGGCCTTCTCTTCCAGACCCTCCAGCTCCTCGGGGCCCTGGCCGACATCAGCCGTGAAGGCGATGACCTCACAGCCATAGTTCTCCTTCAGCCAGGGGACGATGATGGATGTGTCCAGGCCCCCCGAGTAGGCCAGGACCACTTTCTTTACCTCACCTTTCAAACCCATACGTAATACTGAGCCTCCTTCCTTTTGGATTCTGAGAGGGGATAAAATAAAACCCCTCACCCGTGCTGGGTGAGGGGTACAGCGCCTTGAGATACGCTCGCGCGCGATTTACCCAGACGGGTGGTCTGGCCGGCGAAATCGGTTTCGTCGCGCGCGGATGAACCAAACAGGCATACCATTCTCCTGAGGGAATTACTGCTCGACCTTGAGGGCCAGACGTCCCCGTCTGCAAGGGTTATATACCATGAAACGAGAAGTCTGTCAACCCAGGCATTGGACGGGCGATGGTGAAGGAGAAGACGGCCTCCGCGCCGGCCTGGCGCAGTGCCTCGGCCGCGGCACAAAGGGTGGCGCCGGTGGTGGTCACGTCATCCATGAGCAGGACGCGCCTGCCGGCCACCAGGGCGGGTTCGACGCAGGTGAAGGCGCCGGCGACGTTCTCGCGCCGCTGGCTGGCGTTCAGCCCGACCTGCGGTCGGGTGGGACGGTGGCGCTGGAGCGAGTGCTCGCTGTGGGGCAGGCCGGTGCCGGCGCAGAAGCGGCGCGACAGCAGGAGCGCCTGATTGTACCCCCGCTCGCGCTCCCGCAGGGGGTGGAGCGGCACAGGGATCACCAGGTCCACCGGGAAGGCGAATTCGCTCCACCACGTCAGCAGGATCTCGGCCAGGGGGCCGGCCAGGTGGGTTTGGCCGGCATATTTGAACTGGTGGATGGCCTGGCGCAGGACGCCGACGGCGAAAGCGGCGGCATAATCTCCATCCAACGCAGGGAGCTTCGCCAGACAGCGCCGGCAGATTTCCCCCGGCCGGGTCAGCGCCGCCGGCTGACCGCAGGAGGCGCAGATCGCCCGGGTGGGATAGCGGATGCCGGCGGCGCAGGTCGGGCAAATGGCGGCACCGGGCGCATGACAGCCCAGGCAGTGGATGGGAAAGAGCCAGTCCAGCAGGGCATGCCAGACGCCGGCCAGGCCCTGGTGGGCCGGCCGGCGCGGTGGGTCAGTGCTGTCCAAGGGAGCCGCTCCGCCGGCGTCAGAGGTTGCCGATGACGCCGGAGTTCTTGACGATGAGGATGGCCGGCCCCATCAGGACGATCCAGATGGCCGGGAAGATCAGGAACACCAGCGGGAACATCATCTTGAGGGGGGCTTTGCGGGCCAACTC includes:
- a CDS encoding argininosuccinate synthase encodes the protein MGLKGEVKKVVLAYSGGLDTSIIVPWLKENYGCEVIAFTADVGQGPEELEGLEEKAKRSGASKVYIEDLRREFLEEYVFPTMMAGAVYERQYLLGTSFARPLMAKKLVEIAHKEGADAVAHGCTGKGNDQVRFELGVKAFDPRLKIIAPWREWHIRSREDALEYAQAHGIPVKQTKKSIYSRDRNIWHISHEGGPLENPWNEPEEDMFMLTVAPEKAPDTPTYLEIDFERGRPVAIDGQRMDPVTLVETLNKIAGANGVGRVDMVENRLVGMKSRGVYETPGGTVLYTAHRGLETLCLDRDTMHFKDMLAVRYAELVYYGQWFTPLKRALDAFVEKTQERVTGTARVKLYKGSCTIAGVKSPYSLYREDLATFGADQV
- a CDS encoding ComF family protein, translated to MDSTDPPRRPAHQGLAGVWHALLDWLFPIHCLGCHAPGAAICPTCAAGIRYPTRAICASCGQPAALTRPGEICRRCLAKLPALDGDYAAAFAVGVLRQAIHQFKYAGQTHLAGPLAEILLTWWSEFAFPVDLVIPVPLHPLRERERGYNQALLLSRRFCAGTGLPHSEHSLQRHRPTRPQVGLNASQRRENVAGAFTCVEPALVAGRRVLLMDDVTTTGATLCAAAEALRQAGAEAVFSFTIARPMPGLTDFSFHGI